From the Candidatus Delongbacteria bacterium genome, one window contains:
- a CDS encoding tetratricopeptide repeat protein — translation MLKHEPPARPAARMGALDRLIGRFILACWLAAGSLGLLSWLEPGWFMDWVEPGRLTEARDYKSLGDQALRRQQWELAARIYQRALTLHPEQTDTRGNLGIALLKLGRLDEAETLLLQCLRDNPANREITALHLGTLNELRGRRAAAADWFLRSADDAAYPAAVLRQAGRLLLKDGRPAEALPLLERSLALESSLDGLFEGMLKRRLPADSLGGEAPLVRLSRRPLTPADLAPFAAWVPDWLASQSRDAARSHLLLSQAYAGLGQPELARAACQRALACWPGWGEAVTWQRRLEEISLVSAVRP, via the coding sequence ATGCTGAAACACGAACCCCCTGCCCGCCCGGCGGCCCGCATGGGCGCGCTGGACCGACTCATCGGACGCTTCATCCTGGCCTGCTGGCTGGCGGCGGGCTCGCTGGGCCTGCTCTCCTGGTTGGAGCCCGGCTGGTTCATGGACTGGGTGGAGCCCGGCCGCCTGACCGAGGCCCGGGACTACAAGAGCCTGGGAGACCAGGCCCTGCGACGGCAGCAGTGGGAGTTGGCCGCCCGGATCTATCAGCGGGCGCTGACGCTCCATCCCGAGCAGACCGACACCCGGGGCAACCTGGGCATCGCGCTGCTGAAGCTGGGACGGCTCGACGAGGCCGAGACTCTGTTGTTGCAGTGCCTGCGGGACAATCCCGCCAACCGGGAGATCACCGCCCTGCATCTGGGCACCCTGAATGAACTGCGCGGACGGCGCGCCGCGGCGGCGGACTGGTTCCTGCGCAGCGCGGACGACGCGGCCTACCCCGCGGCGGTTCTGCGTCAGGCAGGCCGTCTGCTGCTGAAGGATGGGCGGCCCGCCGAGGCCCTGCCCCTGCTGGAGCGCTCCCTGGCGCTGGAGTCGTCGCTGGACGGACTCTTTGAGGGCATGCTGAAGCGCCGCTTGCCCGCGGACAGTCTGGGCGGCGAAGCTCCGCTGGTCCGCTTGAGCCGACGGCCCCTGACCCCGGCGGATCTGGCGCCCTTCGCCGCCTGGGTGCCGGACTGGCTGGCCAGCCAGAGTCGGGACGCCGCCCGCAGCCACCTCCTGCTCTCCCAGGCCTACGCCGGATTGGGCCAACCCGAGTTGGCGCGCGCCGCCTGCCAGCGGGCCCTGGCCTGTTGGCCCGGCTGGGGCGAGGCCGTCACCTGGCAGCGCCGCCTGGAGGAGATTTCGCTGGTGTCGGCGGTTCGACCTTAA
- a CDS encoding FeoA family protein, with protein sequence MTLAALKPGEEALILTVSGEGAIARRMADMGVVPGQHVRMLRVAPLGDPLELQVMGYHLSLRKAEALRVQVRPLEHHV encoded by the coding sequence ATGACTCTGGCGGCGTTGAAGCCCGGCGAAGAAGCTCTGATCCTGACGGTGTCCGGCGAGGGCGCCATCGCGCGTCGGATGGCGGACATGGGCGTCGTGCCGGGCCAGCACGTGCGGATGCTGCGCGTGGCGCCGTTGGGGGATCCCCTGGAACTGCAAGTCATGGGCTACCACCTGTCCCTGCGCAAGGCCGAGGCGCTGCGCGTGCAGGTGCGCCCGCTGGAGCATCATGTTTGA
- the feoB gene encoding ferrous iron transport protein B, whose protein sequence is MNWPEWLGALTRSATEPCHYLQEAPETAPLSVPPRGPARSAVVALAGNPNSGKTSVFNGLTGSTQHVANFPGVTVERKEGRCRFGSWSWAVLDLPGTYSLSAYSIEEIVARDVLVEERPDLVVDVLDASNLQRNLYLATQLLELGLPLVLAANMLDVAWRRGQRLDLEELGRRLGLPVVAVAGHQARGLERLKAAVAAALEAGPAALAGAAQVDFGPLVEEALAEIGAGLARLDGLPRRWLSLRLLEGEARAREEVARRLPDSADLLERIAAWQARIERESGQRVELTLAARRHEFIQSLIEACRPVGPDPARRHRSDLTDQLLLHRWLGLPIFLFFMYLIFQLTFSLGELPMGWMETGFGALAAWVDGHWPWQAPLLKSLVLDGVLGGVGGVLIFLPNIVLLFLGLTLMEDTGYMARAAFLMDRLMQRIGLHGKSFIPLLTGFGCSIPGIMGTRVLENQRDRLLTMLVLPLMSCGARLPIYLLIIPAFFPAHLHARMLFLIYAIGVLLAVGMAKLLRISVLKGEESPFVMELPPYKLPTWKSLGAQVRLRAWLYLRKAGTLILGVSVLLWAMASWPPARHDAARQAELAAARAAGDAARVQVLDNQRAEEDLRASLLGRVGQALEPVMAPLGFDWRISSSLLGAFAAKELFVAQLGVVYALGETAEGSESLRHELRSRYTPLVGFCIMLFALISTPCMSTFAVTAREAGGQRWAWFQLLGLTALAWILTFLVFQLGSALGY, encoded by the coding sequence GTGAACTGGCCGGAGTGGCTGGGCGCCCTGACCCGGAGCGCCACGGAGCCCTGTCACTATCTGCAGGAAGCGCCGGAGACCGCTCCGCTCTCCGTCCCGCCCCGCGGTCCCGCCCGCAGCGCTGTTGTGGCCCTGGCGGGCAATCCCAATTCCGGCAAAACCTCCGTCTTCAATGGCCTGACCGGTTCCACCCAGCATGTGGCCAACTTTCCCGGCGTGACCGTGGAGCGCAAGGAAGGCCGCTGCCGCTTCGGTTCTTGGAGTTGGGCCGTGCTGGACCTGCCCGGCACCTACAGCCTCTCCGCCTACTCCATTGAGGAGATCGTCGCCCGGGACGTGCTTGTGGAGGAGCGGCCGGATCTGGTGGTGGACGTGCTGGACGCCTCCAACCTGCAGCGCAATCTCTACCTGGCCACCCAGCTGCTGGAGCTGGGCCTGCCCCTGGTGCTGGCCGCCAACATGCTGGACGTGGCCTGGCGGCGCGGCCAGCGGCTGGACCTGGAGGAACTGGGTCGCCGGCTGGGCCTGCCCGTGGTGGCCGTGGCCGGCCACCAGGCGCGGGGCCTGGAGCGGCTGAAGGCGGCGGTGGCCGCGGCCCTGGAAGCCGGCCCGGCGGCGCTGGCGGGCGCCGCGCAGGTGGACTTCGGTCCCCTGGTGGAGGAGGCCCTGGCGGAGATTGGCGCCGGACTGGCCCGCCTGGACGGTCTGCCCCGGCGCTGGCTGTCCCTGCGCCTGCTGGAGGGCGAGGCGCGCGCGCGGGAGGAGGTGGCCCGCCGGCTGCCGGACTCCGCCGATCTGCTGGAGCGGATCGCCGCCTGGCAGGCCCGCATCGAGCGCGAGAGCGGCCAGCGCGTGGAGCTGACCTTGGCGGCCCGCCGCCACGAGTTCATCCAGAGCCTGATCGAGGCCTGCCGGCCCGTGGGTCCCGACCCGGCCCGCCGTCATCGCAGCGACCTCACCGACCAGCTGCTGCTGCACCGCTGGCTGGGCCTGCCCATCTTCCTCTTTTTCATGTACCTGATCTTCCAGCTGACCTTCAGTCTGGGCGAACTGCCCATGGGCTGGATGGAGACGGGCTTCGGCGCGCTGGCGGCCTGGGTGGACGGCCACTGGCCCTGGCAGGCGCCGCTGCTCAAGAGCCTGGTGCTGGACGGCGTCCTGGGCGGGGTGGGCGGCGTGTTGATCTTCCTGCCCAACATCGTGCTGCTCTTCCTGGGCCTGACCCTGATGGAGGACACGGGCTACATGGCCCGGGCGGCCTTCCTGATGGACCGTCTGATGCAGCGCATCGGCCTCCACGGCAAGAGCTTCATCCCGCTCTTGACGGGCTTCGGCTGCAGCATCCCGGGCATCATGGGCACGCGCGTGCTGGAGAACCAGCGCGACCGCCTGCTGACCATGCTGGTCCTGCCGCTGATGAGTTGCGGCGCGCGGCTGCCCATCTACCTGCTGATCATCCCGGCCTTCTTCCCGGCGCACCTGCACGCCCGCATGCTCTTCCTGATCTACGCCATCGGCGTGCTGCTGGCGGTGGGCATGGCCAAGCTGCTGCGCATCTCCGTGCTCAAGGGCGAGGAGAGCCCCTTCGTGATGGAGTTGCCGCCCTACAAGCTGCCCACCTGGAAGAGCCTGGGGGCGCAGGTCCGCCTGCGGGCCTGGCTCTACCTGCGCAAGGCCGGCACGTTGATCCTGGGCGTCTCGGTCCTGCTCTGGGCCATGGCCTCCTGGCCGCCCGCCCGCCACGACGCGGCCCGCCAGGCCGAGCTGGCCGCCGCCCGCGCCGCCGGGGACGCGGCCCGCGTGCAGGTGCTGGACAACCAGCGGGCGGAGGAGGATCTGCGCGCGTCGCTGCTGGGGCGGGTGGGGCAGGCCCTGGAGCCCGTGATGGCGCCGCTGGGCTTCGACTGGCGCATCTCCAGCAGCCTGCTGGGCGCCTTCGCCGCCAAGGAGTTGTTCGTGGCCCAGTTGGGCGTGGTCTATGCGCTGGGGGAGACGGCCGAGGGCTCCGAGAGCCTGCGCCACGAGCTGCGCAGCCGCTACACGCCTCTTGTAGGCTTCTGCATCATGCTGTTCGCGCTGATCTCCACGCCCTGCATGAGCACCTTCGCCGTCACGGCCCGGGAGGCCGGCGGCCAGCGCTGGGCCTGGTTCCAGTTGCTGGGTCTGACGGCCCTGGCCTGGATCCTGACCTTCCTCGTCTTCCAGCTGGGTTCCGCGCTGGGCTACTAG
- the ispG gene encoding (E)-4-hydroxy-3-methylbut-2-enyl-diphosphate synthase, with product MYLPNRLRPRRLITREVRVGELGIGAQHPIRVQSMTTTPTQDVAATVAQTLRLAQAGCELVRITAPTVADAQALGEIRRELKRQNCRVPLCADIHFSPRAALEAARHVEKIRINPGNFSGRPGREERTGTEAAFEEREFEQGRQEARKAFLPLLRLLKQEGRALRIGVNHGSLSQRMVYRHGDTTAGMVESALEYLDFCREENFHDVILSMKASNVRVMIYAYRELVEQLRERELSYPLHLGVTEAGGGIEGILKSAQGIGALLEDGLGDTIRVSLTDPPEMEIAPARALAERYSRPLPDSRLDFPECGHDWLSWSPRPTHLTGDRGSRFRTGGGAVFPVTLSEAAQDVPGLSPLLAQLPDADSYLPRTPGEAAPACRRAGGRPVTLYRSDVVESNVVRRIIPVEVIQDDVSSWAPVVQDVDEILQFHITTRQLPQIHSLVRYIHEHFPAGRTVLSIESEFPVTAYRLLDLALRKLGSRLPLDFFAGREQCKDPLALAAILGSLLADGLIHSLTLEGDVAMTGSRLFAFTVLQGAGARLFATEYVSCPGCGRTLFELDGTTARIQAATSHLKGLKIAVMGCIVNGPGEMADADFGYVGSAPGKIDLYVGRDVVQKNVPQAEAVDQLVALIREQGRWVEP from the coding sequence ATGTACCTGCCCAACCGGCTGCGCCCACGCCGCCTGATCACCCGGGAAGTCCGGGTGGGCGAGCTGGGAATCGGAGCGCAGCATCCCATTCGCGTCCAGTCCATGACCACCACACCTACCCAGGATGTGGCCGCCACGGTGGCCCAGACCCTGCGGCTGGCCCAGGCGGGCTGCGAACTGGTGCGCATCACGGCGCCCACGGTGGCCGACGCCCAGGCCCTGGGCGAGATCCGGCGCGAGCTGAAGCGCCAGAACTGCCGCGTGCCGCTCTGCGCGGACATCCACTTCAGTCCGCGCGCAGCCCTGGAAGCGGCCCGGCACGTGGAAAAGATCCGGATCAACCCGGGCAATTTCTCCGGCCGGCCCGGCCGCGAGGAACGCACGGGCACGGAGGCGGCCTTCGAGGAGCGCGAATTCGAGCAGGGCCGCCAGGAGGCCCGCAAGGCCTTTCTGCCGCTGCTCCGGCTGCTCAAGCAGGAAGGCCGCGCCCTGCGGATCGGCGTCAACCACGGCAGCCTGTCCCAGCGGATGGTCTACCGCCACGGCGACACCACCGCGGGCATGGTGGAGAGCGCGCTGGAGTACCTGGACTTCTGCCGCGAGGAGAACTTCCACGACGTCATCCTCTCCATGAAGGCCTCCAACGTCCGCGTGATGATCTACGCCTACCGTGAACTGGTGGAGCAGCTGCGCGAGCGCGAGCTGAGCTATCCCCTGCACCTGGGCGTCACCGAGGCCGGCGGCGGGATCGAGGGCATCCTCAAGAGCGCCCAGGGCATCGGCGCGCTGCTGGAGGACGGCCTGGGCGACACCATCCGCGTCTCGCTGACGGATCCGCCGGAGATGGAGATCGCCCCGGCCCGGGCCCTGGCGGAGCGCTACTCGCGCCCGCTGCCCGACAGCCGGCTGGACTTCCCCGAGTGCGGCCACGACTGGCTGAGCTGGAGTCCGCGGCCCACGCACCTGACGGGCGACCGCGGCAGCCGCTTCCGCACCGGAGGCGGGGCTGTCTTCCCGGTCACCCTCTCCGAGGCCGCCCAGGACGTGCCCGGGCTCTCCCCGCTGCTCGCGCAACTGCCCGACGCCGACAGCTACCTGCCGCGCACGCCCGGCGAGGCCGCCCCGGCCTGCCGGCGGGCGGGCGGACGCCCGGTGACCCTCTACCGCTCCGACGTGGTGGAGAGCAACGTGGTGCGGCGGATCATCCCGGTGGAGGTCATCCAGGACGACGTCTCCAGCTGGGCGCCCGTGGTCCAGGACGTGGACGAGATCCTGCAGTTCCACATCACCACGCGCCAGCTGCCGCAGATCCACAGCCTGGTGCGCTACATCCACGAGCACTTCCCGGCCGGACGCACGGTGCTCTCCATCGAGAGCGAGTTCCCCGTCACGGCCTACCGCCTGCTGGACCTGGCCCTGCGCAAACTGGGCAGCCGGTTGCCGCTGGACTTCTTCGCCGGTCGCGAGCAGTGCAAGGACCCGCTGGCCCTGGCGGCCATCCTGGGCTCGCTGTTGGCCGACGGCCTGATCCACAGCCTGACCCTGGAAGGCGACGTGGCCATGACGGGCAGCCGGCTGTTCGCCTTCACCGTGCTGCAGGGCGCCGGCGCGCGCCTGTTCGCCACGGAGTACGTCTCCTGCCCGGGCTGCGGGCGCACGCTCTTCGAGCTGGACGGGACCACGGCCCGCATCCAGGCGGCCACCAGCCACCTCAAGGGGCTGAAGATCGCCGTGATGGGTTGCATCGTGAATGGTCCGGGGGAGATGGCGGACGCCGACTTCGGCTACGTGGGCAGCGCGCCGGGCAAGATCGACCTCTATGTGGGCCGGGACGTGGTGCAGAAGAACGTGCCCCAGGCGGAGGCCGTGGACCAGTTGGTGGCCCTCATCCGCGAGCAGGGCCGCTGGGTCGAACCCTGA
- a CDS encoding ATP-dependent 6-phosphofructokinase — protein sequence MPAQSLPDIHRIAISTSGGDAPGLNAVIRGFTKAAILKYRWEVVGLLNGLEGLVDTAKTIPLTLEAVRGLLPRGGTILGAASHGNPFQRSVVKDGQAVEEDLRPQMVKNFRYLGLDALVCIGGEGTMKIAADLGERGIPVVGVPKTIDNDLAGTELTFGFHTAVQTAMEALDRLQTTAASHHRVMILELMGRYAGWIALMAGIAGDADIILIPEIPFEMSEVVDAVLKRNRRGASFSIIVVAEGAREKAGDLHVMRCASEGTYANERLGGIGDWLADKIHEQTGLECRSTTLGHIQRGGSPIAFDRILATKFGVKAAGMIAKGRFNHLAVLEGGEIIARPFSEVVGREKNVDPEGQTVRYAERMGVNFGRTNREVRL from the coding sequence GTGCCTGCCCAGAGCCTGCCCGACATCCATCGCATCGCCATTTCCACCAGCGGCGGCGACGCCCCGGGGCTGAACGCCGTCATCCGCGGCTTCACCAAGGCCGCCATCCTCAAGTACCGCTGGGAGGTGGTGGGTCTGTTGAACGGGCTGGAAGGCCTGGTGGACACGGCCAAGACCATCCCGCTGACCCTGGAGGCCGTGCGCGGCCTGCTGCCCCGCGGCGGCACCATCCTGGGCGCGGCCTCCCACGGCAATCCCTTCCAGCGCAGCGTGGTGAAGGACGGCCAGGCCGTGGAGGAGGACCTGCGCCCCCAGATGGTCAAGAATTTCCGCTACCTGGGACTGGACGCCCTGGTCTGCATCGGCGGCGAGGGCACCATGAAAATCGCCGCGGACCTGGGCGAGCGCGGCATCCCCGTGGTGGGCGTGCCCAAGACCATCGACAACGACCTGGCGGGCACCGAGCTGACCTTCGGCTTCCACACCGCCGTCCAGACGGCCATGGAGGCCCTGGATCGCCTGCAGACCACGGCGGCCAGCCATCACCGCGTGATGATCCTGGAGTTGATGGGCCGCTACGCGGGCTGGATCGCCCTGATGGCCGGGATCGCCGGCGACGCGGACATCATCCTGATCCCCGAGATCCCCTTCGAGATGAGCGAAGTGGTGGACGCCGTGCTCAAGCGCAACCGGCGCGGCGCCAGCTTCTCGATCATCGTGGTGGCCGAGGGCGCCCGGGAGAAGGCCGGTGACCTGCACGTGATGCGCTGCGCCAGCGAAGGCACTTACGCAAATGAGCGATTGGGTGGAATTGGCGATTGGCTTGCCGATAAGATCCATGAGCAGACCGGACTGGAGTGCCGCTCCACGACGCTGGGCCACATCCAGCGCGGGGGCTCGCCCATCGCCTTCGATCGCATCCTGGCCACGAAGTTCGGTGTGAAGGCCGCCGGGATGATCGCCAAGGGTCGCTTCAACCACCTGGCCGTGCTGGAAGGAGGCGAGATCATCGCCCGCCCCTTCAGCGAGGTGGTAGGGCGCGAAAAGAACGTGGATCCTGAGGGGCAGACGGTCCGCTACGCCGAGCGCATGGGCGTCAATTTCGGCCGGACCAACCGCGAAGTTCGCTTGTAG
- a CDS encoding HD domain-containing phosphohydrolase has product MSVYVMAQHIRVDQLKLGSRLAADVYETTTDGHSLLLYARDQVISSDWQLNRLRETGMAAVAVTPDSVREGLVAECAPELRRRTLELRLAVDEARPREAAAEQDLLEVFRSVQASGKPDLAPLESQGEELARMGREDPELLDVLALLREALPAVFRHSRNVASLALRVSLFRRPDSGDEELRRVALGALLHDVGLMHCLSTDQLTQHELDETADQYRDHPDFGVEILSGLPGVPGEVRRAVGEHHERINGNGFPQGLNGTDVHPLAELVAICDTYDRLTHGISYRRALSPVAALNLMQGWAGREFHPELVMDFTRALGPWPLGSPVELENGLRGRVSSRRNPHAPVVACKSPQGLQLVDCAASGLAIRRGLAPSLSELHPTEIF; this is encoded by the coding sequence GTGAGTGTGTACGTCATGGCCCAACACATTCGAGTGGATCAGCTGAAGCTGGGCAGCCGCCTGGCTGCGGATGTCTACGAAACCACCACCGACGGGCACTCGCTGCTGCTCTACGCCCGGGATCAGGTGATCTCCAGCGATTGGCAGTTGAACCGCCTGCGGGAGACGGGCATGGCCGCCGTGGCCGTCACGCCGGATTCCGTCCGCGAGGGCCTAGTCGCGGAGTGCGCGCCCGAACTACGCCGGCGCACCCTGGAGCTGCGCCTGGCCGTGGACGAGGCCCGGCCCCGGGAGGCCGCGGCCGAACAGGACCTGCTGGAGGTGTTCCGCTCCGTCCAGGCCTCGGGCAAGCCCGACCTGGCCCCGCTGGAATCCCAGGGTGAAGAGCTGGCCCGGATGGGGCGCGAGGATCCGGAGCTGCTGGACGTGCTGGCCCTGCTGCGCGAGGCGCTGCCCGCCGTGTTCCGCCACAGCCGCAACGTGGCCAGCCTGGCCCTGCGCGTCTCCCTGTTCCGCCGGCCGGACTCCGGGGACGAGGAACTACGGCGCGTGGCTCTGGGAGCCCTCTTGCACGACGTGGGCCTCATGCATTGCCTGTCCACCGACCAGCTGACCCAGCACGAGCTGGACGAGACCGCCGACCAGTACCGCGACCATCCCGATTTCGGCGTGGAGATCCTGAGCGGCCTGCCCGGCGTGCCCGGCGAGGTGCGCCGCGCGGTGGGCGAGCACCACGAGCGCATCAACGGCAACGGTTTCCCCCAGGGTCTGAACGGCACGGACGTCCATCCCCTGGCGGAGCTGGTGGCCATCTGCGACACCTACGATCGCCTGACCCACGGCATCAGCTACCGGCGGGCGCTTTCCCCGGTGGCGGCCCTGAACCTGATGCAGGGCTGGGCCGGCCGCGAATTCCACCCGGAACTGGTGATGGATTTCACCCGCGCGCTGGGTCCCTGGCCGCTGGGATCGCCCGTGGAGCTGGAGAACGGGCTGCGGGGCCGGGTCAGTTCGCGCCGGAATCCCCACGCCCCCGTGGTGGCCTGCAAGAGCCCCCAGGGCCTGCAGCTGGTGGACTGCGCGGCCAGCGGCCTGGCCATCCGCCGGGGACTGGCGCCCAGCCTGTCCGAGCTGCATCCCACCGAGATTTTCTAG
- the kdsB gene encoding 3-deoxy-manno-octulosonate cytidylyltransferase has translation MIGVLGVIPARWASSRFPGKPLALLQGKPMLQWVWEAARQARLLDRLLVATDDERIRQAAETFGAEVLLTRADHASGTDRLAEVAQRVPAAIVVNIQGDEPLLQPGIIDATIRPLLDDPQLDCATPVTTFRDLDELRSPDTAKVVVDARGRALYFSRSVVPFDREGGAALELWRKHVGLYVYRAGLLARFSSLSSHLEQLEMLEQLRLLENGIPIQTVPVEYQPLGVDRPADLERAEDMLRRAGTAGPAAQR, from the coding sequence GTGATCGGAGTCTTGGGAGTGATCCCGGCCCGCTGGGCCTCCAGCCGGTTCCCGGGCAAACCGCTGGCCCTGCTGCAGGGCAAACCCATGCTGCAGTGGGTCTGGGAGGCCGCCCGCCAGGCCCGCCTGCTGGACCGCCTGCTGGTGGCCACCGACGACGAGCGCATCCGCCAGGCCGCAGAAACGTTCGGGGCCGAGGTTCTGCTCACCCGTGCCGATCACGCCAGCGGCACGGATCGGCTGGCCGAGGTGGCCCAGCGCGTGCCGGCGGCCATCGTGGTGAACATCCAGGGCGACGAGCCACTGCTGCAGCCCGGGATCATCGACGCGACCATCCGCCCGTTGCTGGACGACCCCCAGCTGGATTGCGCCACGCCCGTGACCACCTTCCGGGACCTGGACGAGCTGCGCAGCCCGGACACGGCCAAGGTGGTGGTGGACGCCCGGGGCCGGGCGCTCTACTTCAGCCGCAGCGTCGTGCCCTTCGACCGGGAGGGCGGCGCGGCCCTGGAGCTCTGGCGCAAGCACGTGGGACTCTACGTCTACCGCGCCGGGCTGCTGGCGCGCTTCTCGTCGCTCAGCAGCCACCTGGAACAGCTGGAGATGCTGGAACAGCTGCGCCTGCTGGAGAACGGCATCCCCATCCAGACCGTGCCCGTGGAGTACCAACCCCTGGGCGTGGACCGACCCGCGGACCTGGAGCGGGCGGAGGACATGCTGCGGCGCGCCGGCACGGCCGGCCCCGCGGCCCAGCGCTGA
- a CDS encoding CTP synthase — MSRTPRLGCKFVFITGGVVSSLGKGVTIASLGILLKLRGLKVNVIKLDPYINVDPGTMSPYQHGEVYVTDDGAETDLDLGHYERFLDISTSRLSNATTGQIYDAVIRRERAGDYLGATVQVIPHITDEIKRRILELARAEKNTDIVLVEVGGTVGDIESLPFLEAIRQFALEVGRRNSVFIHLTLLPYIPMAGELKTKPTQHSVMRLREIGIQPDILVCRNDQGIPRDARAKIGLFCNVQADDVIDARDMGSVYEVPLEYERQGLADNVLDKLGIKAQPADLEPLERLVGTIRGLTREVEVAVCGKYVRLTDAYKSISEALYHAGFELERRVRIRWVDSEKVTAENAAELFAGVGGILIPGGFGERGIEGKIQAARHARENGIPYFGICLGMQVLVIEFARHICGLKSANSTEFAPRLRYPVVDLMQDQRGVKVKGASMRLGAWPCVLKPGSKAFKAYRREVIQERHRHRYEVNNRYRDLLREGGLLLSGLSPDEHLVEMVEVPEHPWYLGCQFHPELKSRVMRPHPLFREFVKACMRQTEAGQE; from the coding sequence ATGAGCCGCACTCCGCGTCTTGGCTGCAAATTCGTCTTCATCACGGGCGGCGTGGTCTCCTCGCTGGGCAAGGGCGTGACCATCGCCTCGCTGGGCATCCTGCTCAAGCTGCGGGGCCTCAAGGTCAACGTGATCAAGCTGGATCCCTACATCAACGTGGATCCGGGCACCATGAGCCCCTACCAGCACGGCGAGGTCTATGTCACCGACGACGGGGCCGAGACCGACCTGGACCTGGGGCACTACGAGCGCTTCCTGGACATCAGCACCAGCCGGCTCTCCAACGCCACCACGGGGCAGATCTACGACGCCGTGATCCGCCGCGAGCGCGCCGGCGACTACCTGGGCGCCACCGTGCAGGTCATCCCGCACATCACAGACGAGATCAAGCGCCGGATCCTTGAGCTGGCGCGGGCCGAGAAGAACACGGACATCGTGCTGGTGGAGGTGGGCGGCACGGTGGGCGACATCGAGAGCCTGCCCTTCCTGGAGGCCATCCGCCAGTTCGCCCTGGAGGTCGGGCGGCGCAACAGCGTGTTCATCCACCTGACCCTGCTGCCTTACATCCCCATGGCCGGTGAACTGAAGACCAAGCCCACCCAGCACAGCGTCATGCGCCTGCGCGAGATCGGCATCCAGCCGGACATCCTGGTCTGCCGCAACGACCAGGGCATCCCGCGGGACGCTCGGGCCAAGATCGGCCTGTTCTGCAACGTGCAGGCCGACGACGTCATCGACGCCCGGGACATGGGTTCGGTCTACGAGGTGCCGCTGGAATACGAGCGCCAGGGCCTGGCGGACAACGTGCTGGACAAGCTGGGGATCAAGGCCCAGCCGGCGGACCTGGAGCCGCTGGAGCGCCTGGTGGGCACCATCCGCGGGCTGACCCGCGAGGTGGAGGTGGCGGTTTGCGGCAAGTACGTGCGGCTCACCGACGCCTACAAGTCCATCAGCGAGGCCTTGTATCACGCGGGCTTCGAGCTGGAGCGCAGAGTGCGCATCCGCTGGGTGGACTCGGAGAAGGTCACGGCGGAGAACGCGGCGGAGCTGTTCGCCGGCGTGGGCGGGATCCTGATCCCCGGCGGCTTCGGCGAGCGCGGGATCGAGGGCAAGATCCAGGCCGCCCGCCACGCCCGGGAAAACGGCATCCCCTACTTCGGCATCTGCCTGGGCATGCAGGTCCTGGTGATCGAGTTCGCCCGCCACATCTGCGGGCTGAAGAGCGCCAACTCCACCGAGTTCGCCCCGCGCCTGCGCTACCCCGTGGTGGACCTGATGCAGGACCAGCGCGGCGTGAAGGTCAAGGGCGCCAGCATGCGGCTGGGAGCCTGGCCCTGCGTGCTCAAGCCGGGCAGCAAGGCCTTCAAGGCCTACCGCCGCGAGGTCATCCAGGAGCGCCACCGCCACCGCTACGAAGTCAACAACCGCTACCGCGACCTGCTGCGCGAGGGCGGCCTGCTGCTCTCGGGCCTCTCGCCGGACGAGCACCTGGTGGAGATGGTGGAAGTGCCGGAGCATCCCTGGTACCTGGGCTGCCAGTTCCACCCGGAGCTGAAGAGCCGCGTGATGCGTCCGCACCCGCTCTTCCGGGAATTCGTCAAGGCCTGCATGCGGCAGACCGAGGCCGGCCAGGAGTAG